One part of the Onychomys torridus chromosome 13, mOncTor1.1, whole genome shotgun sequence genome encodes these proteins:
- the Ndfip1 gene encoding NEDD4 family-interacting protein 1 has translation MALALAALAAVEPACGSGYQQLQNEEEPGEPQQTAGDAPPPYSSISAESAAYFDYKDESGFPKPPSYNVATTLPTYDEAERTKTEATIPLVPGRDEDFVGRDDFDDTDQLRIGNDGIFMLTFFMAFLFNWIGFFLSFCLTTSAAGRYGAISGFGLSLIKWILIVRFSTYFPGYFDGQYWLWWVFLVLGFLLFLRGFINYAKVRKMPETFSNLPRTRVLFIY, from the exons TTGCAGAATGAAGAGGAGCCCGGGGAACCCCAGCAGACTGCAGGTGATGCTCCTCCGCCATACAGCAGCATTTCTGCAGAGAGTGCAG CATATTTTGACTACAAAGACGAATCTGGGTTTCCAAAGCCCCCGTCTTACAACGTGGCTACAACACTGCCCACTTATGATGAGGCTGAGAGAACCAAGACTGAAGCCACCATCCCATTGGTTCCTGGAAGA GATGAAGATTTTGTGGGTCGGGATGATTTTGATGATACTGACCAGCTGAGGATAGGAAACGATGGGATTTTTATGTTAACTTTTTTCA TGGCATTCCTCTTCAACTGGATTgggtttttcttgtctttttgccTGACCACCTCGGCTGCGGGAAGGTATGGGGCCATCTCGGGATTTGGTCTCTCTCTCATTAAGTGGATCCTTATTGTCAGG tttTCCACCTATTTCCCCGGATACTTTGATGGCCAGTACTGGCTCTGGTGGGTGTTCTTGGTTTTAG gctttctcctgtttctcagaggATTTATCAATTATGCAAAAGTTCGGAAGATGCCAGAAACTTTCTCAAATCTCCCGAGGACCAGAgttctctttatttattaa